A genome region from Schaalia sp. 19OD2882 includes the following:
- a CDS encoding transglycosylase domain-containing protein produces the protein MAQRKPRLMNPAQLLALFIAFFSVSGLIGVLGAGLMVPVTGSAAAATRALPTIFEDLPGELQIVSPAEESTMLDAEGRVIARFYDKQRIVVPSDKINDTMKKAIVAIEDKRFYEHKGIDPTGMGRAFVNNLAGSSTQGASTITQQFVRNAMQERGYLEGDADLVEYATEQTPQRKLREAKYALALEQRMDKDAILTGYLNIAPFGPTIYGVEAAARTYFSKAAAELTYPESALLAGLVQSPVEYNPLEYPEAAQERRNIVLGVMKQEKLITPEEHDQMVAIPVADMLKPRLVKEGCSGANSIYAYFCSFAIEQFMNDKAFGETTADREHLLKTGGLTIRTTIDPKKQTAAYESLVNAIPDNDTSGLDTTMVSVVPQTGQIVAMAQNTTFGLGEGQTMANFAADGHFQVGSTFKVFTLVEWFKEGHGAYETVGRNNTVYGNGSFTCDGGPIYTDTYDVNDLAGKQGTYNVIQATGMSINQAYVNMASRIDFCKIFTTAADFGVTAEDGQPIAAYPANVLGSASSSPLHMASAFATFVNDGKLCAPQSIRTVSDRDENTLKEYQPSCNQIIASDVAAKTATLLNRAVNSYYTQTVLEGGRPYGAKSGTTDYNSNTWLTGFTPQLSTSAWVGHANASTTPVNDVVINGTWYDAIYGESFVGRNIWAPYMSRALAGTDFVPIPDAYIGSPPANNNRTNQNNNNRQTR, from the coding sequence ATGGCGCAACGGAAACCACGACTGATGAACCCAGCCCAGTTGCTTGCCCTGTTCATCGCGTTCTTCTCGGTCTCCGGACTCATCGGAGTCCTCGGAGCCGGCCTGATGGTCCCCGTGACCGGATCCGCCGCAGCTGCCACGCGGGCTCTGCCGACGATCTTCGAGGACCTGCCCGGCGAACTCCAGATCGTCAGCCCCGCGGAAGAGTCCACCATGCTGGACGCCGAAGGCCGTGTCATCGCGCGCTTCTACGACAAACAGCGCATCGTCGTACCCTCCGACAAGATCAACGACACGATGAAGAAGGCGATCGTTGCCATCGAGGACAAGCGTTTCTACGAGCACAAGGGCATCGACCCCACCGGCATGGGACGCGCCTTCGTCAACAACCTCGCGGGATCGTCCACCCAGGGCGCCTCGACCATCACCCAGCAGTTCGTGCGAAATGCCATGCAGGAGCGCGGCTACCTCGAGGGCGACGCCGACCTCGTCGAGTACGCCACCGAGCAGACCCCGCAACGAAAGCTCCGCGAAGCCAAGTACGCCCTCGCCCTCGAACAACGGATGGACAAGGACGCCATCCTCACCGGATACCTCAACATCGCCCCCTTCGGCCCCACGATCTACGGCGTCGAAGCAGCCGCCCGCACGTACTTCTCCAAGGCCGCTGCCGAACTCACCTACCCCGAGTCGGCCCTGCTGGCAGGACTGGTCCAGTCCCCAGTGGAGTACAACCCGCTGGAATACCCCGAGGCCGCCCAAGAGCGCCGCAACATCGTCCTGGGTGTCATGAAGCAGGAGAAGCTCATCACCCCCGAGGAGCACGACCAGATGGTCGCCATTCCCGTGGCCGACATGCTCAAGCCGCGCCTGGTCAAAGAAGGGTGCTCGGGAGCCAACAGCATCTACGCCTACTTCTGCTCCTTCGCCATCGAGCAGTTCATGAATGACAAGGCCTTCGGGGAAACCACAGCCGACCGTGAACACCTGCTCAAGACCGGCGGCCTCACGATCCGCACCACCATCGACCCGAAGAAGCAGACGGCCGCCTACGAATCGCTGGTCAACGCCATTCCCGACAACGACACCTCCGGGCTGGACACGACCATGGTCTCCGTGGTGCCCCAAACCGGCCAGATCGTCGCCATGGCCCAGAACACCACCTTCGGCCTGGGCGAAGGCCAGACAATGGCCAACTTTGCCGCCGACGGCCACTTCCAGGTCGGTTCGACCTTCAAGGTCTTCACTCTGGTCGAATGGTTCAAGGAAGGCCACGGCGCCTACGAGACCGTCGGTCGGAACAACACCGTCTACGGCAACGGCTCCTTCACCTGCGACGGCGGCCCGATCTACACCGACACCTACGACGTCAACGACCTGGCCGGCAAGCAGGGAACGTACAACGTCATCCAGGCCACCGGCATGTCGATCAACCAGGCGTACGTCAACATGGCGTCCAGGATCGACTTCTGCAAGATCTTCACCACTGCCGCCGACTTCGGTGTCACCGCCGAGGACGGTCAGCCGATCGCCGCCTACCCGGCAAACGTCCTCGGATCGGCCTCGTCCTCGCCCCTGCACATGGCCTCCGCCTTCGCCACCTTCGTCAACGACGGCAAGCTGTGCGCTCCACAGTCGATCCGCACCGTGTCCGACCGTGATGAGAACACGCTCAAGGAATACCAGCCCTCGTGCAACCAGATCATCGCCTCCGACGTGGCCGCGAAGACCGCGACACTGCTCAACCGCGCGGTGAACAGCTACTACACGCAGACCGTTCTGGAAGGCGGACGCCCCTACGGCGCCAAGTCGGGCACGACGGACTACAACTCGAACACGTGGCTGACCGGGTTCACGCCGCAGCTGTCCACCTCGGCTTGGGTGGGGCACGCCAATGCCTCGACCACTCCGGTCAATGACGTGGTGATCAACGGCACCTGGTACGACGCGATCTATGGCGAGTCCTTCGTCGGTCGCAACATCTGGGCACCGTACATGAGCCGCGCCCTCGCCGGCACCGACTTCGTCCCGATCCCCGATGCCTACATCGGGTCGCCGCCGGCGAACAACAACCGCACGAACCAGAACAACAACAACCGCCAGACCCGATGA
- a CDS encoding WhiB family transcriptional regulator produces MLQVDEDQSWVARALCANEEPDALFVQGAGQRQVRLRCMQCEVRLECLADALQSEANFGVWGGLTERERRAMLRHYADVDDWGEWLSTSDDPLAQEIRSPKVPRVLAHVRG; encoded by the coding sequence ATGTTGCAAGTCGACGAGGACCAGAGCTGGGTTGCCCGGGCACTGTGCGCGAATGAGGAGCCGGATGCGCTCTTCGTCCAGGGCGCCGGTCAACGTCAGGTCCGACTCCGGTGCATGCAGTGTGAGGTTCGTTTGGAGTGCTTGGCCGATGCCTTGCAGTCGGAGGCGAATTTCGGTGTGTGGGGGGGACTCACGGAGCGTGAGCGTCGAGCGATGCTGCGCCACTATGCGGACGTGGACGACTGGGGCGAGTGGTTGTCGACATCGGATGACCCGCTTGCGCAGGAGATCCGTTCACCGAAGGTTCCCAGGGTTCTGGCTCACGTGCGCGGCTGA
- a CDS encoding Crp/Fnr family transcriptional regulator, translating to MIGDGNFISQVPLFGGLDESQQISLQQKMGQTTLRRGETLFDEGDLGDRLYIVTEGKVKLGHTSADGRESLLAVLGPGEIIGELTLFDPGPRSTTATAVSPASLLHLEHEDLMEILDTNPNLAKHMLKALAQRLRRTNESLSDLVFSDVPGRVAKALLDLADRFGTPTDKGVHVPHDLTQEELAQLVGASRETVNKSLADFVSRGWIRLEGRAVTLLDVDRLARRAR from the coding sequence ATGATCGGTGACGGCAACTTCATCAGCCAGGTGCCCCTTTTCGGCGGCCTGGACGAGAGCCAGCAGATCTCGCTCCAGCAGAAGATGGGTCAGACGACGCTGCGCCGCGGCGAGACCCTTTTCGACGAGGGCGACCTCGGCGACCGCCTCTACATCGTCACGGAAGGCAAGGTGAAGCTGGGTCACACCTCTGCTGACGGCCGTGAATCCCTGCTTGCCGTCCTCGGCCCGGGTGAGATCATCGGTGAACTCACTCTCTTCGATCCGGGGCCCCGTTCCACCACTGCGACCGCCGTGTCACCGGCTTCGCTGCTGCACCTGGAGCACGAGGACCTCATGGAGATCCTCGACACGAACCCGAATCTGGCCAAGCACATGCTCAAGGCACTGGCCCAGAGACTGCGCAGGACCAACGAGTCCCTGTCCGACCTCGTCTTCTCCGACGTGCCCGGACGCGTGGCCAAGGCCCTGCTGGACCTGGCCGATCGTTTCGGCACTCCCACGGACAAGGGTGTGCACGTGCCCCACGACCTCACCCAGGAAGAACTGGCCCAGCTGGTCGGGGCTTCGCGCGAGACCGTCAACAAGTCCTTGGCGGACTTCGTCTCACGCGGCTGGATCCGCCTGGAGGGTCGGGCGGTCACCCTGCTGGACGTCGACCGACTGGCTCGCAGGGCCCGCTGA
- a CDS encoding DUF4177 domain-containing protein, with protein sequence MTKWEYATIPLLTHATKAILDQWGADGWELVQVVPGPTGSENLVAYLKRPLESA encoded by the coding sequence ATGACGAAATGGGAGTACGCCACGATTCCGCTGTTGACCCACGCCACGAAGGCGATTCTCGACCAATGGGGCGCTGACGGCTGGGAGTTGGTCCAGGTGGTGCCCGGCCCCACGGGCTCGGAGAACCTGGTCGCCTACCTCAAGCGTCCTCTCGAATCCGCTTGA
- a CDS encoding ABC transporter ATP-binding protein yields the protein MSIIDVHKVTRTYGRGHDAYTAVDSVSFGVERGELVSLLGVNGAGKTSLLEVLEGIAPATSGQVLIDGLDPLKDRELVRARTGIMLQEAGFAGALTVAETLRMWAGTLTTPRPVAEALDLVDLAHRARVRVRSLSGGERRRLDLAMATLGRPDILFLDEPTTGLDPASRRRTWELVRAMLDQGTTVLLTTHYLEEAEELSDRVLVMAGGRIRAQGSLQEIVASQPARISFLAPPLRAHTGGMPTGIDEGDLLALPNLVDRVRWERGRVHLASGNLQVTLSELLRLAARRGVVLEGLDARSASLEQAFLALTESPVDHPVNAAA from the coding sequence ATGTCCATCATCGACGTCCACAAAGTCACCCGCACCTACGGCAGGGGACATGACGCCTACACCGCCGTCGACAGCGTGAGCTTCGGCGTCGAACGCGGCGAACTGGTCTCGCTGCTGGGCGTCAACGGCGCCGGCAAGACCTCCCTGCTCGAAGTCCTCGAAGGCATCGCCCCGGCCACCTCCGGACAGGTCCTCATCGACGGGCTGGATCCGCTCAAGGACCGCGAGCTGGTTCGCGCACGAACCGGCATCATGCTGCAGGAGGCCGGCTTCGCCGGGGCGCTGACGGTGGCCGAAACCTTGCGCATGTGGGCCGGGACCCTCACCACACCGCGTCCTGTCGCCGAGGCGCTGGACCTGGTTGACCTTGCCCACCGCGCCCGCGTGCGCGTGCGATCCCTATCCGGTGGCGAGAGGCGCCGCCTGGACCTGGCCATGGCGACCCTGGGCCGGCCGGACATCCTCTTCCTCGACGAGCCGACCACCGGCCTGGACCCGGCCTCACGCCGCCGCACGTGGGAGCTGGTCCGCGCAATGCTCGACCAGGGAACCACCGTGCTGCTCACCACCCACTACCTGGAGGAAGCCGAGGAGCTCTCCGACCGCGTCCTGGTCATGGCGGGTGGGCGGATCCGCGCCCAGGGAAGCCTGCAGGAAATCGTCGCTTCCCAGCCCGCCCGCATCTCCTTCCTGGCTCCACCGCTTCGAGCGCATACGGGTGGGATGCCGACGGGCATCGACGAGGGCGACCTCCTTGCTCTGCCGAACCTGGTCGACAGGGTGCGGTGGGAGCGTGGCCGGGTCCACCTGGCCTCAGGGAATCTGCAGGTGACCCTCAGCGAGCTCCTCCGCTTGGCCGCAAGGCGTGGAGTCGTTCTGGAAGGACTCGACGCCCGCAGTGCCTCTCTCGAACAAGCATTCCTCGCCCTCACCGAGAGCCCCGTCGACCACCCTGTGAACGCGGCCGCCTGA
- a CDS encoding metallophosphoesterase: protein MDEHMLPLGLEELAARPSLAPRALIATGRALGVTVAGLAIAGAASLAWGSVERRMPVVRRHEVAVPAHRGIGELRILQISDLHMYQGQDFLVDFLRHVAATERIDMVVSTGDNLSTAEGLGLARAAHEPFLGLPGAFVLGSNDYYSARRKAWSDYLRRDSRDHSTGMSPELPWKDLVHTLREAGWQDLSNRSALLEVPVGPLAHNAVRVALLGVDDPHLERDRLGAPVPQWDQDGVLRLGVTHAPYRRVLDGFAELGADLVLAGHTHGGQLGVPGYGALVTNCDLPRAYAKGLHQWCTVNACTLLHVSAGLGTSPYVPFRIATRPEVSILHVRPL from the coding sequence ATGGACGAACACATGCTCCCACTGGGACTTGAGGAACTGGCTGCGCGCCCTTCCCTCGCGCCGCGCGCTCTCATCGCCACCGGCCGCGCACTGGGTGTGACCGTCGCCGGACTGGCGATCGCGGGTGCTGCAAGTTTGGCGTGGGGGTCCGTGGAGCGTCGCATGCCTGTCGTGCGTCGCCACGAGGTTGCCGTGCCCGCTCACAGGGGCATTGGCGAGTTGAGGATCCTGCAGATCTCCGACCTGCACATGTACCAGGGGCAGGATTTCCTGGTCGACTTCCTGCGACATGTGGCCGCCACCGAGCGGATCGACATGGTCGTCTCCACCGGCGACAACTTGAGCACGGCCGAGGGGCTGGGTCTGGCTCGGGCCGCCCACGAGCCTTTCCTTGGCCTGCCGGGCGCCTTCGTCCTCGGCTCGAACGACTACTACTCGGCCAGACGGAAGGCGTGGTCGGACTACCTGCGCAGGGACTCACGCGACCACTCCACGGGAATGTCGCCCGAACTGCCATGGAAGGACTTGGTGCACACTCTGCGCGAGGCCGGCTGGCAGGACCTGTCGAATCGCTCGGCCCTGTTGGAGGTTCCGGTGGGCCCGCTTGCCCACAACGCGGTGCGTGTGGCGCTTTTGGGTGTGGACGACCCGCATCTGGAACGCGACCGCTTGGGTGCGCCTGTGCCCCAGTGGGACCAGGACGGCGTGCTGCGCTTGGGCGTCACCCACGCCCCCTACCGTCGGGTTCTCGACGGGTTCGCCGAGCTCGGCGCCGACTTGGTGCTGGCGGGGCACACGCATGGCGGGCAGCTCGGAGTGCCCGGCTACGGGGCGTTGGTGACCAATTGCGACCTGCCGCGCGCCTATGCGAAGGGTCTGCACCAGTGGTGCACGGTGAATGCGTGCACATTGCTGCATGTCTCGGCGGGCTTGGGCACGTCACCGTACGTGCCTTTCCGGATTGCGACCAGGCCGGAGGTGTCGATCCTGCACGTGCGTCCGCTCTGA